The following is a genomic window from Amycolatopsis australiensis.
CACGGTGGACCCGGCCGCCGCCGGGGCGAGCATCGGCTCCAGCGAGCTCGGCTGGCTCCGGTACTTGGCCCGGTAGGCGGCGTCGACCTCGGTGTTCGCCGACGGCTCGGGCGTGAGGGTCACGTCGGTCTCGACGCCGTTCGCCCGGATCCGCGCGGCCCGGTTCTTCATCGCATTGCGGTACCAGCCGCCTTCGGAACCGTAGGCGGAGCGGATGTACAGCTCGTCACCCACACGGACGACCCAGATCGGTGTCCAGCGGCGGGCGGTGCCGTCCTCCCGCAGGCTCGTGATGTGCAGCTCCGGCGTCGAGCCGAGGCGGTCGAGCACGTCATTGTCCCAGGTCATGGCGTTCCTTTTCGGGGGCGATCTCGGTCGCGGTCCAGCTCGCCAGCAGCTGCAGGGCCTCCGCGGACGGCGAGCCCGGCTCCGCGGTGTAGCCGATCAGGGTGAGCCCCGCGGCGCTCGTGACCTCCAGGGCCTCGAAGCGCAGCGTCAGCTCGCCGACCACCGGGTGGCGGAACCGCTTGGTCCCGCGCCGGTGGGCGACCACGTCGTGGGCGGCCCAGCGCGTGCGGAATTCGTCGCTGCGGGTCGCCAGGTCGCCGACCAGGCCGGTGACCGCTTTCGAGTACGGCGAGCGCGCCGCTTCGACGTGCAGCAGCGCCACCGAGTCGTCGGCGGCCTTCGCCCAGTCGGGGAAGAGCTCGTCCGCCCGGCCGTCCAGGAAGATGAACCGCGCCAGGTTCGGCGCGCCGGTCGCGCGGGCGAAGACGTCGCCGTAGAGCACCCGGCCGAGCGCGTTCGCGGCGACGATGTCGAGGTGCCCGTTCTGGACGATCGCCGGGGCGGTCACCATCGAGTCCAGGAGCGCCTGGACGCTCTCCGGCACCGACGGCCGCGCCCGGGTGGGCCGCTTGCGCCGGGTGGCCGCGCGCGCCAGGTCGAACAGGTGCGCCGTCTCGACGTCGTCGAGCTGCAGGGCGGTGGCGATCGCGTGCAGGACCTCGTCGGAGACGCCGGCGACGTGCCCGCGCTCGATCTGGACGTAGTACTCGGCGCTCACGCCGGCCAGGCTCGCGACTTCCTCGCGGCGCAGGCCCGCCACCCTCCGGCGGCCACCGGCGACGAGCCCGGCTTGCTCAGGAGTGATCTTCGCGCGGCGCGTCATCAGGAACTCCCTGATGTCCTTGGCGATCTCCATGACCCGAGCCTAAGCCCGCTCCGGGCGTCGATGCAGGGGCTGGCGGTACCCCCGATAGGCGGCCTCTGCCACGCGCACGTGAACCGCCGCAGGGTGGAAGGCGAACCACCACCGACGACACAAGGAGTGACCGTGGAGGCCATCACCTTCCCCAACGGCCCGATCACCATGGCCGGGAACCTCTACCTGCCCGAGGGTTTCGACCCGAAGGGCAGCTACGCCGCGATCGTCACCGTTCACCCCGGCGGGGGAGTGAAGGAGCAGACCGCGGGCCTGTACGCGAGCAAGCTGGCCGAGCGGGGTTTCGTGGCCCTCGCCTACGACGCGTCCTACCAGGGCGACAGCGGCGGCGAGCCGCACTTCCTGGAAGACCCGGCGGCCCGCGTCGAAGACGTCCGCGCCGCGGTGGATCACCTGCAGACGCTGGACTACGTCGACTCGGGGCGCATCGGCGTCCTCGGCATCTGCGCCGGCAGCGGGTACGCGGTCAGCGCGACCATGACCGACCACCGGATCAAGGCCCTCACCACGGTCAGCGCCGTCAACATCGGCAGCGCGTACCGCAAGGGCTGGTTCGGCACCGACGCCGACTCCGCCGCGGTGCCCACCCTCGAAGCCGCCGCCCAGCAGCGCACGGCCGAGGCCGGGGGCGCCGACGCCGCGTATATCCCGTACGTGCCCGCGGAAACCGACGAGAACACCCCGCGCGACATGGTCGAGGCGCACGACTACTACCTGACGCCGCGCGCGCAGCACCCCAACGCGCAGAACAAGAAGCTGTTCACCAAGAGCATCTCGCGGATCTTCGCGTTCGACGCCTTCCACCTGGTGGAGGACCTGCTGACGCAGCCGGTCCTGATGGTCGCGGGCAGCGAGGCGGGGTCGTTGTGGCACACCACCGAGCTGCACGCGAAGGTGCGTTCGCCGAAGAAGCTCGTGGTCGTCGACGGCGGCACCCACATGGACTTCTACGACGTGCCGCAGTACGTGAAGCGGGCCGTCGAGGAGGCAGTGCCGTTCTTCACCGAGAATCTGTCCGAATAAAATATATTATTTGCTAGGCTGGGTGGCATGGACTTCAGGAAGCTGGTCAGCGAGCGCTGGAGCTGCCGGGCGTACCTGCCCGACCAGGTGCCGGACGACGTCATGCGCGAGATGTTCGAGATCGCGCAGCAGACGGCCTCCTGGTGCAACACCCAGCCCTGGCAGGTCCACGTGACGAAGGGCGACGCGACCCGGCGGTTCGCCGAGAGCCTGACCGAGTACGTGAAGACCCACGAAGAGGCGCCGGACCTGGGCATGCCGAGCGGCTACCACGGCGTCTACCGGGATCGGCGGCGGCCGCCGGGTACGCGCTCTACGCCAGCCTGGGAATCCGGAAGGAGGACTGGGACGCCCGCGTGCGGCAACGGCTGAAGAACTTCGAGTTCTTCGGAGCGCCCCACGTGGCGATCGTGACTACGGACCGCGACCAGGGAACGTACGGCGCGATCGACTGCGGTGGCTACGTCGCGAACCTGCTCCTGGCGGCCCGGTCACTCGGTGTGGCCACGATTCCCCAGGCAGCCATCGCGATGTACGCCGGCCACGTGCGGCGCCACTTCGGGCTCCCGGACGACCGGCTGGTCGTGTGCGCGGTGTCCTTCGGCTACGCCGACACATCCCACCCGGTCAACCGGTTCCGCACGACAAGGGCGGCAGTGGACGACACCGTCGTCATGGTCGGCGGCTGACAAGCCGGGCCCCGGCGTGCCGGGGGGACGTGGATCTCGTGGGTGGCCCGCGGCCCGAGAAGGGCCGGACCAAGACGCCTGCGGGCACGAGGTCCGTTGCCCTACCGCCGGGCATCGCGGTGCGCTACGAAGAGCCGATGGACAGCCACCGCGAGCCGTTCGCCATGTGCACGCCGGAGGAGCATCCGGGCGCGGGGGAGCGGCGGCCGCCGGTCCTGCCGACGTT
Proteins encoded in this region:
- a CDS encoding alpha/beta hydrolase, which produces MEAITFPNGPITMAGNLYLPEGFDPKGSYAAIVTVHPGGGVKEQTAGLYASKLAERGFVALAYDASYQGDSGGEPHFLEDPAARVEDVRAAVDHLQTLDYVDSGRIGVLGICAGSGYAVSATMTDHRIKALTTVSAVNIGSAYRKGWFGTDADSAAVPTLEAAAQQRTAEAGGADAAYIPYVPAETDENTPRDMVEAHDYYLTPRAQHPNAQNKKLFTKSISRIFAFDAFHLVEDLLTQPVLMVAGSEAGSLWHTTELHAKVRSPKKLVVVDGGTHMDFYDVPQYVKRAVEEAVPFFTENLSE
- a CDS encoding nitroreductase, giving the protein MRQRLKNFEFFGAPHVAIVTTDRDQGTYGAIDCGGYVANLLLAARSLGVATIPQAAIAMYAGHVRRHFGLPDDRLVVCAVSFGYADTSHPVNRFRTTRAAVDDTVVMVGG
- a CDS encoding nitroreductase family protein, which produces MDFRKLVSERWSCRAYLPDQVPDDVMREMFEIAQQTASWCNTQPWQVHVTKGDATRRFAESLTEYVKTHEEAPDLGMPSGYHGVYRDRRRPPGTRSTPAWESGRRTGTPACGNG
- a CDS encoding DUF2255 family protein; translation: MTWDNDVLDRLGSTPELHITSLREDGTARRWTPIWVVRVGDELYIRSAYGSEGGWYRNAMKNRAARIRANGVETDVTLTPEPSANTEVDAAYRAKYRSQPSSLEPMLAPAAAGSTVRLDAAG
- a CDS encoding helix-turn-helix domain-containing protein, with product MEIAKDIREFLMTRRAKITPEQAGLVAGGRRRVAGLRREEVASLAGVSAEYYVQIERGHVAGVSDEVLHAIATALQLDDVETAHLFDLARAATRRKRPTRARPSVPESVQALLDSMVTAPAIVQNGHLDIVAANALGRVLYGDVFARATGAPNLARFIFLDGRADELFPDWAKAADDSVALLHVEAARSPYSKAVTGLVGDLATRSDEFRTRWAAHDVVAHRRGTKRFRHPVVGELTLRFEALEVTSAAGLTLIGYTAEPGSPSAEALQLLASWTATEIAPEKERHDLGQ